From the Nitrospirota bacterium genome, one window contains:
- a CDS encoding response regulator, translating to MEREKRSILVVDSSASSIFYVSMLLRELRYAVRSVRTGEDALSAIASSAPAVVITDAVLPTMSGVELLKQIKNNLSLRFIPVIITTADTSTASKEACTKAGCAAYFMKPVDPEALYRAIQSATEATPRQKIRINTALKARIGPGEAGGKTRIEEVTSLSEGGLYLSTSAPAPVNDLVPLTLLLRNHEIEATGVVLYSSAQAGGLHAVPGMGMKFTKISAEDVNLIRDFIRAEVMRDLEGRKA from the coding sequence ATGGAGCGGGAAAAACGATCAATCCTGGTTGTCGACAGCAGCGCCTCTTCTATTTTCTATGTATCAATGCTGCTCAGGGAACTCCGGTATGCCGTCCGGAGCGTGCGAACCGGTGAAGACGCTCTGAGTGCGATAGCCAGTTCTGCTCCCGCGGTCGTGATCACGGATGCTGTCCTCCCGACGATGAGCGGCGTCGAACTTCTGAAACAGATAAAGAACAATTTGAGCCTCCGATTCATCCCGGTAATAATTACTACCGCCGACACAAGCACCGCGTCCAAGGAAGCCTGCACGAAGGCAGGCTGTGCCGCTTATTTCATGAAACCCGTCGATCCGGAAGCCCTCTACCGCGCAATCCAATCCGCCACGGAAGCCACACCCCGGCAGAAAATACGGATCAATACCGCGCTCAAAGCTCGGATCGGCCCGGGAGAGGCCGGCGGGAAGACCAGGATCGAAGAGGTGACCTCGCTTTCCGAAGGCGGTCTCTACCTGAGTACGTCGGCACCCGCGCCGGTCAACGACCTTGTACCGCTCACGCTGCTCCTCCGCAACCATGAGATCGAGGCGACCGGTGTCGTCCTCTACAGTTCAGCGCAGGCCGGGGGGTTGCATGCGGTCCCCGGGATGGGTATGAAATTTACGAAGATAAGCGCGGAAGATGTTAACCTTATACGCGACTTTATCAGGGCCGAGGTGATGAGGGACCTTGAAGGCCGGAAGGCGTGA
- a CDS encoding GDSL-type esterase/lipase family protein, which produces MKNIIPSRASRRLLLLVACICLLIPGIHLSQKAMSKKIVFIGDSLTEWFDWQTRFPHDEVTNLGISGEPIEGLLDRRESIRSRVQDPDYIFLMTGINNIGMGQYEINSSYREIVRNFTTWYKRSRLVVQSILPVEIPGINNNVIVQTNRELEQITREFHAEYLDVYSRFVDSEGNPRSEFLQDDGVHLSSAGYRVWSNEVERFLTR; this is translated from the coding sequence ATGAAGAATATCATCCCCTCCAGGGCATCGAGACGTCTCCTCCTGCTTGTTGCCTGCATCTGTCTCCTGATACCTGGCATCCATCTCTCCCAAAAGGCCATGTCAAAAAAAATCGTATTCATCGGCGACTCGCTGACCGAGTGGTTCGACTGGCAGACACGGTTTCCTCACGATGAGGTGACCAATCTGGGAATCTCCGGCGAGCCGATCGAAGGCCTCCTTGATCGGAGAGAGTCTATCCGGTCGAGGGTCCAGGACCCGGATTACATCTTCCTGATGACCGGGATCAACAACATCGGAATGGGACAGTACGAGATTAATTCTTCCTACCGGGAGATCGTGCGAAACTTTACCACATGGTATAAAAGATCACGGCTCGTGGTCCAGAGCATCCTGCCCGTTGAGATCCCCGGCATCAACAACAATGTCATCGTTCAGACGAACCGGGAACTCGAGCAGATCACGCGTGAGTTCCACGCGGAGTATCTCGATGTCTACAGCCGCTTTGTCGATTCCGAGGGCAATCCCAGAAGCGAGTTTCTGCAGGACGACGGAGTACACCTCAGCAGCGCTGGATACCGGGTATGGTCGAACGAGGTGGAGCGGTTTCTAACGCGTTGA
- a CDS encoding thioredoxin family protein codes for MSLKIDVYLAEICGSYHQLRQNIDQAIAELGIQADVAWHTTDYDDAVSRNIKGSPSVWINGEDAFEGGTPGIL; via the coding sequence ATGTCGTTAAAGATCGACGTTTACCTGGCCGAGATCTGCGGCTCCTATCACCAGCTCCGCCAGAACATCGACCAGGCGATCGCGGAGCTGGGCATACAGGCCGACGTCGCGTGGCATACGACAGACTACGACGATGCGGTCAGCAGGAACATCAAGGGCTCCCCGTCGGTCTGGATCAACGGCGAGGACGCGTTCGAGGGCGGTACGCCCGGCATTCTGTGA
- a CDS encoding ferredoxin, with protein MANVKVTIDRDQCISCESCWATCPEVFEQNSVDSWSQVVAKYQVGNDPAVGSFPDNLKDKVQEAADACPVAIIHVG; from the coding sequence ATGGCAAATGTCAAGGTAACGATCGACCGTGATCAGTGCATCAGCTGTGAATCATGCTGGGCTACGTGCCCCGAAGTCTTCGAACAGAACTCCGTGGACAGCTGGAGCCAGGTGGTGGCCAAGTACCAGGTGGGCAACGATCCCGCTGTGGGTTCCTTTCCTGACAATCTCAAGGACAAGGTACAGGAAGCGGCCGACGCCTGTCCTGTCGCGATCATTCACGTAGGCTAA
- a CDS encoding carboxymuconolactone decarboxylase family protein: MPKLPKQYTTIRSKYKGLVKALENLGRAAKAAGPLNKKVSELVQLAAAAAVHSEGSVHSHARRALAAGAKPEEIRHAIVLLTSTIGFPRVSAALSWAEDVLEKK, encoded by the coding sequence ATGCCGAAACTGCCGAAGCAGTACACGACGATCAGGAGCAAATACAAAGGCCTCGTAAAGGCCTTGGAAAACCTTGGCCGGGCCGCAAAAGCAGCAGGACCCCTGAACAAAAAGGTATCCGAGCTGGTCCAGCTCGCTGCAGCCGCAGCCGTGCACTCGGAGGGCTCGGTCCACTCCCATGCCCGCAGGGCCCTGGCAGCCGGCGCGAAGCCCGAAGAGATCCGCCATGCGATCGTGCTGCTCACGAGCACCATCGGGTTCCCCAGGGTCTCTGCGGCCCTTTCCTGGGCCGAGGATGTGCTGGAGAAAAAATAG
- a CDS encoding M28 family peptidase, whose product MQERVLYLREAVTALAQHIGVRTYLDIDKMGEAARFIADQFQSFGYQVTRQPFAFRGNTYQNIIAELAGATSPGEVLVIGAHYDTVRTTPGADDNASGVAGLLALAKALAGKRLPNTIQFVAFALEESPVYRSHNMGSHHYAQSLSAARVPVKGMICLEMIGYFNDRPRSQSYPLPFFRLKYPSRGDYIALVGNMRSKSFTQAIAAGFRGAVDLPAVTLNAPPIVFGIDFSDHWSFNRFGYNAFMVTDTAFYRNPHYHKPTDTPETLDYERMALVVQGLAAAIESWQHQSEEGRKRNDPGAPSV is encoded by the coding sequence ATGCAGGAACGTGTCCTCTATCTGCGCGAGGCGGTGACCGCCCTTGCGCAGCATATCGGCGTTCGAACATACCTCGACATCGACAAGATGGGCGAGGCCGCCCGGTTCATCGCCGATCAATTCCAGTCCTTCGGCTATCAGGTCACCCGGCAGCCCTTCGCGTTTCGCGGGAACACCTATCAGAACATCATCGCGGAGCTCGCGGGCGCAACTTCGCCCGGGGAAGTCCTGGTCATCGGGGCTCATTACGACACAGTGCGGACCACTCCCGGCGCCGATGACAATGCGAGCGGCGTGGCGGGCCTGCTCGCGCTGGCAAAGGCTCTCGCGGGAAAACGCCTGCCCAATACGATTCAATTCGTGGCGTTCGCTTTGGAGGAGTCGCCGGTCTATCGATCGCATAACATGGGGAGCCATCATTACGCCCAAAGTCTCAGCGCAGCCCGGGTGCCGGTCAAGGGGATGATCTGCCTCGAGATGATAGGATATTTCAATGACAGGCCGCGTTCCCAATCCTATCCCTTGCCGTTCTTCAGGCTGAAATATCCCTCCCGCGGCGACTATATCGCCCTGGTCGGGAATATGCGGTCGAAATCGTTCACGCAGGCAATCGCTGCTGGCTTCCGAGGCGCCGTCGACCTTCCGGCAGTCACCCTGAACGCGCCGCCTATCGTGTTCGGAATCGATTTTTCCGACCACTGGTCCTTCAACCGCTTCGGCTACAACGCTTTCATGGTCACGGACACGGCTTTTTACCGCAATCCCCATTATCATAAGCCTACGGACACGCCTGAAACGCTCGATTACGAACGCATGGCCCTCGTGGTCCAGGGGCTGGCCGCGGCCATAGAGTCATGGCAGCACCAGTCCGAAGAAGGGCGGAAACGCAATGATCCCGGGGCACCCTCTGTCTGA
- a CDS encoding AMP-binding protein — protein sequence MILTRISEAAARNPGKIAVRMKAGDRYQEYTYRDLIDSVASVAYELAGYRIGKGDRVALLAENRPEWMIAYLSVVSLGAVIVPLDAQLTGKEVLVLLGSSGAKAVFISSATRQKLPSQHGLTVLSFDPGPGISFQDMLTAHRDRALPPQPVASDLAVLLYTSGTTGDPKGVMLSHGNLAANISSLMLLKLVLSEDTMLCILPLHHTYPAMGCMLLPLSTGASVTLLNSLKGPDITACMRETGVSIMVGVPQLFAGLRRAVFDEIGKKPAPVRVLVALFLSVNGLLRRFAGVNIGKRVFGRVHQRFGPALRLLASGGARLEPDVYTDMTRLGFTVIEGYGLTETSPVCSFNPLTRQKAGSIGIPVPDVEVMIVNPDETGHGEIAVRGPNVMLGYYGKPQETADVLRNGWFFTGDLGYRDRDGYFFVTGRSKEMIVLSTGKKIFPEELEKFYKQIPSIKELCLVETERGIEAAVVPDFEYLRRMSLSNSRETIAFAIEDIARDLPPYKRITGLKVFAESLPVTRLGKLKRSLVREMYLKGGERSEKRTAEPDAGLLATPVAKKLLLCLEPFSQKKNIVPDDNLELDLGLDSLARVELVVSIEKSFGIVLPETFGSGIFTVKDAVLGLQDLITSGAVQSGAGVRLSWSEILSLEPADELRKTLQLDPGPACRLGKHLLKSTLGLIFGTYNRLSVRGTENLPQSGPFIIAPNHVSLADAPAVVAAMPWAQASQTFFLGTIDYFGGPVTSRIGKLVQVIPVDMEARLHGALQLSAYVLRKGKILCVFPEGGRSRDGRIKEFKKGVAIVARELNVPLIPVAIRGTYAMLATGMRFPRPARVSLVFGKPVYPGDMDYEGIVRKLYGEVVHLLDERDA from the coding sequence ATGATCCTTACCAGAATCAGCGAGGCGGCAGCGCGAAATCCCGGGAAGATCGCGGTCCGGATGAAGGCCGGAGACCGCTACCAGGAATACACCTACCGGGACCTGATCGATAGTGTCGCATCAGTTGCGTACGAGCTTGCCGGATACCGGATCGGGAAGGGAGACCGCGTCGCCCTTCTGGCCGAAAACCGTCCGGAGTGGATGATCGCCTATCTCTCCGTGGTGAGCCTTGGCGCGGTGATCGTGCCTCTGGACGCTCAGCTGACCGGGAAGGAGGTGCTGGTCCTGCTCGGGAGCTCCGGGGCGAAGGCGGTGTTCATCTCCTCCGCTACCCGGCAAAAGCTTCCTTCTCAGCATGGCCTCACGGTCCTGTCCTTCGACCCCGGCCCCGGCATCTCCTTTCAGGACATGCTGACAGCCCACCGGGACAGGGCGCTTCCGCCGCAGCCCGTGGCCTCCGATCTCGCCGTTCTTCTCTATACGTCGGGCACAACCGGTGATCCGAAAGGCGTCATGCTCTCCCACGGGAACCTTGCCGCGAATATCTCGAGCCTGATGCTGCTGAAGCTGGTGCTGAGCGAAGACACCATGCTCTGCATCCTCCCCCTGCACCATACCTACCCGGCCATGGGCTGCATGCTGCTTCCCTTGTCGACGGGCGCGTCGGTGACGCTCCTGAACAGCCTGAAAGGCCCGGACATCACGGCCTGTATGAGGGAAACAGGGGTGAGCATCATGGTCGGCGTGCCGCAGCTGTTCGCGGGCCTGCGCCGCGCGGTCTTCGACGAGATAGGGAAGAAACCGGCGCCGGTGCGCGTTCTGGTCGCGCTGTTCCTTTCCGTGAACGGCCTCCTCAGAAGGTTTGCTGGCGTGAATATCGGCAAGAGGGTCTTCGGCAGGGTGCACCAGCGCTTCGGGCCCGCGCTCAGGCTTCTCGCGTCGGGAGGGGCCCGGCTGGAGCCGGATGTGTACACGGACATGACCCGTTTGGGCTTCACGGTCATCGAAGGCTATGGTTTGACCGAGACCTCGCCGGTCTGTTCGTTCAACCCGCTCACGAGACAGAAGGCGGGCTCCATCGGCATCCCGGTGCCGGACGTCGAGGTCATGATCGTGAACCCCGATGAAACGGGCCACGGCGAGATAGCGGTGCGCGGACCGAACGTGATGCTGGGCTATTACGGGAAACCGCAGGAGACCGCCGACGTGCTGAGGAACGGCTGGTTCTTCACCGGGGACCTGGGATATCGCGACCGGGACGGCTATTTTTTTGTGACCGGCAGGTCCAAGGAAATGATCGTCCTCTCCACGGGCAAGAAGATCTTCCCCGAGGAGCTTGAGAAGTTCTATAAACAGATACCATCCATCAAAGAGCTCTGCCTCGTCGAGACCGAGCGGGGGATCGAGGCGGCGGTCGTGCCGGACTTCGAGTATCTTCGCAGAATGAGCCTGTCCAATTCCCGCGAGACCATCGCCTTTGCGATCGAGGACATCGCCAGGGACCTTCCTCCCTACAAGCGGATCACGGGGCTCAAGGTCTTTGCGGAATCCCTGCCGGTCACGCGGCTTGGCAAGCTGAAGCGGAGCCTCGTGAGGGAGATGTACCTGAAGGGCGGCGAGCGGTCGGAAAAGCGCACGGCCGAGCCCGACGCCGGCCTGCTTGCGACGCCGGTGGCAAAGAAGCTGCTCCTCTGCCTCGAGCCGTTCTCGCAGAAAAAGAATATCGTTCCCGACGACAACCTGGAACTGGACCTCGGGCTCGATTCGCTTGCCCGCGTCGAGCTTGTCGTGAGCATCGAAAAATCCTTCGGCATCGTCCTGCCGGAAACCTTTGGCAGCGGGATCTTTACCGTAAAAGATGCGGTGCTCGGTCTCCAGGACCTGATCACATCCGGAGCCGTGCAGTCGGGCGCAGGGGTCCGGCTTTCCTGGTCCGAGATCCTGTCGCTTGAGCCTGCGGACGAGCTGAGAAAGACGCTGCAGCTCGACCCCGGACCCGCGTGCAGACTGGGAAAACATCTTCTGAAGAGTACGCTCGGGCTCATTTTCGGCACGTACAACCGTCTCTCGGTGCGGGGTACCGAGAACCTGCCCCAGAGCGGCCCTTTCATCATAGCCCCCAATCATGTCAGCCTCGCCGATGCGCCGGCTGTCGTCGCCGCCATGCCCTGGGCGCAGGCTTCGCAGACCTTTTTCCTCGGTACCATCGACTATTTCGGGGGCCCGGTCACATCGAGGATCGGGAAGCTGGTCCAGGTGATCCCGGTGGACATGGAAGCCAGGCTCCACGGCGCGCTGCAGCTCTCGGCCTATGTGCTCCGCAAGGGCAAGATCCTGTGTGTGTTCCCGGAGGGCGGCAGGTCGCGGGACGGAAGGATCAAGGAGTTCAAGAAAGGCGTCGCGATCGTTGCGCGGGAGTTGAACGTACCGCTGATCCCCGTGGCGATCCGCGGCACCTATGCCATGCTGGCCACGGGCATGAGATTCCCCCGTCCGGCGCGCGTGAGCCTTGTCTTCGGCAAACCGGTCTATCCCGGGGACATGGACTATGAAGGGATCGTCAGGAAGTTGTATGGCGAGGTGGTACATCTCCTGGACGAACGGGATGCGTGA